In the genome of Nycticebus coucang isolate mNycCou1 chromosome X, mNycCou1.pri, whole genome shotgun sequence, the window ATTAAGTGTGTGAGTGTGCTTGAATGGGTATGAAAATCTCaacatgtgtgtgagtgtgagcacATGTATGCAAATAAATTTCTCAGGGAGTGTGGGTTAAACGTATGAAAGAATATGTGTGTGTCACTGCTTTAATGTGACTGTGTCAGTGTGTGTGAGCATTTGTGAGTTTGTGTTATTGTATTTGTGCACATGTCACTgaatgtgtgtgagcatgtgaaTGTATCACTAAATGTGTGTTTATCATTTAATGTGTCATTGAATGTGTCAGTAAATGTGTCAATTAATATGTATGAGCTTTACTGAATTGTGTGTATCAATACACATGTGTAAATGTGTGTCAATGAATATTTGTCAGCACATGAGTGTGCCATTGAATGTATGACCGTGTGAGTATGTCATTGTATGTCAGTATGGGTAGATCTGTGTGAGAGTATCATATTCTGTTAGCATGTTAGTGTTGCTGCCTGTCATTAAATGTGTGTCAGTTCTTTATTGAATATGTGTGTCATGGAATGTGTGTGAGTTTGCATCAATGAATGTGTGTGattgtgtgcttttgtgtgtcaCTGAATGTGTGTCATTGTAAAAATTTTTGAATGTGTGCATGTTGTGTGTGAGCATTTGTGTCTCAATGTATGTGAGTGTGCCATTGAATTGTGTCTTTCAGCATGTTATTTGAATGTATGTGATTGTGTCTTTCAATGTATGTGTCATTTcatctgtgccagaatgtttattgcagcccaattcataattgctaagccatggaagaagcccaagtgcctatcgacccatgaatggactagcaaattgtggtacacgtataccatggaatactatgcagccttaaagaaagatggagactttacctctttcatgtttacatggatggagctggaacatattcttcttagcaaagtatctcaggaatggaagaaaaagtatccaatgtactcagccctactatgaagctaaattatagctttcacatgaagactataacccaactatagcacaagactatggggaaagggccaaggaaggggaacttcgggggggaggttagggtggagggagggtaatgggtggggccacatcgatggtgcatcttagaatgggtacaggcgattgctctaatgtacacagctatgatttaacaataaaaaaagtttaaaaaaagtgtCATTTTAATGAGTGTGTTTCTAAATGTGTGTGTATTAGTGGATGTGTCACTGAATGtgagcatgtgaatgtcattggaTGTGTTATTAAACATGTGTGTCACTAAATTGCATGTCAATGAAAGTGTATGATGTGTGTCATTGAATGTGTGTGAACATGTGAGTGTGCAATTGGATTTGCCTTTGAATGTATTTGTGTGTCATTGAATGTGTGTGTGGTTGAATGTGTGCGAGTATATGTGTCATTGGATATGTGTTTCTGAATGTGTAAATGTGTCCCTGACTGTGAGCTTGAGACAGTTGGCAGCTGTGAATCCTTGGATGGAGCAAACACGGGAGCAGCAGAACATTAGCAAAAGCCACCAGCTGCCTCCCCGCCAACCCAAAAGGAACAAGAAGACTTGTGATGGACCTGACTGAAGGGGTCCCACAGAAGGGGTCACTGTCAACATAAGCCCTTCCCAGGCATGGGCACATCCCGGTGGCAGAGCTTGTATTATACATTGAGTTCAGCTTCAGAGCCCTGAGCACTTGTGTCTGGTGGGACTACCCAGTTGCTTTCGTGGATGGGCAAGGACTGTGCCTATTCAGAACTTATGGGGGAATCCAGTGGGCACAAATCTAGCAAGTCCAAGGGCCAATTACCCCGATGATCCCCCAGATACTGACCCTCGTGCAAAGCCTCAAGCACTCCCCAGGCGACACGTCCACAGTGGCACACAGAGGGGAGACTCAGCTGGAGTATTTAATGCAATTTATTGAAGAGAAACATTTAGCGCAACCACTGTAGAGACGGGAACAGCAACACAGATAGCAACTGCTAACCGCCACTAGAGGCCACGGGAACCGGGCCACCCCAGCCCCCGATCTGCCCCTTGCCAGGACGCTGGACCCTGGCAACGGCCACTCACTTCAGGGAAGCCCCTCATGGCCCACCCACTGGGGCGTGGCCCTGCCCCACGACCCACACAGGACAGTCACAGGACACCAGAAATAACAGCAGGACACACCCCACTAAGtcgaggaaactgagtcacaagGGACGACAGGGGTGGGACGCCAAGGCACAGTCCCTAGGGAGCCTCTCGAAGCCCCCCTTCTTGTCTCTGGTCCAGCTCTTCTCCCCGCTGTATGGGGACGCACATTCCCGCCACCTCCTGGGACTGTGCTGGGGGTTTCCGGGGTGGAGCTGCTCGGGTAAGAACACACATCTGCGCAAGGATGGGCAGCGATCAGCCTACATCTACACTGAGGAAGCAGAGGCTGAGCTCACGATGCAGGACTGCAGCGAGCAGAGCCTGGGCTGGCACTGAAGCTCACAGCACGTGCCCCAggcccagcacacacacagcagctTTGCACACGAATGGTGGCTGGTGGCCGTGTATGCTGGACACCTGGGTCACTATGGGGCCTACACAGATAAGGGGGGCGGGGGGGCTTCCCAGAAAAGGGCACACAGCCTGCCCCAGGGATGGTGAATGGGGGCCCCCTTCAGAAGGCCCAGGCAGCCGGCACTTCTGAGATGGCCTCTCCCAAAGGCCTCCCAGTCCACCTTGGGTAACAGATGTCTTCGGGTGCCCTCACCCAGGCCACAGCCGGCCCCGCAGAAGGGCTTTCAGGCCGGCTGCCCGAGTTGGCAGGGTTTGAGGCTGGGGCGAGGTGTGGTGGTATCATGGCAGGggcacctctcccctccccactgggTGGCAAACATGGTTATGTGGGTCACTGGGAAGGTCCGGGGGTGGTGGCTGGGGCCCCGTGGGGGAGATGGGGCCTGTGGGGAGGCTTGGTTTGGGCTGGGCGGGCCCTTCCCGGGGCCCTGCTCTccatgtggggtggggtggaggccgTGGACTCCTTCCCCCTGCCTCCAGGACCCTGCTGCCtgagagggcaggagaggaggcCCCCTCCCTGGGCCTTCTGAGCCTATTTGCCCAAGGAGGACTCGGGGGGATTCATGTCCCCAGCCCCGTCCTCGTTTTCTGACTCCTCCGGGATGGGTTTGAGCCCCTCCAGCGGGGGCTCCTCGGCCTCCTGCTCTGCTGCCTGGGCACGGCTATCAGGCACCCAGCCAGGACCCCCTGGGCTGGCCCCAGATGCACTGCCCatctgggctggggaggggcccCCGGGGGCCTCAGTGGGCCCTGCCTGACCTAGGCCTTCGAGGCCTACAGCAGCGGGGTCATGGCCATTCTCATCATCGTTGTCCTCTTCTTCTtccaccacctcctcctcctcctcctcctcctccacctgcacCTCCTCCTTCTCTACCTTCTCATCCTCTGCGTTAGCGTTAGCTCTGGCAACAGCCTGGGCATCAGCCTGGGCACCGGCCACTTCCCCCGCCTGGGCTCTCACGCTCCGGGCTAGACTGGCCTCCcatgcctcagactcccgaaCCAGCCCCAGCATCTCCAGGAATGTTGGAGACCTCCCCACCATTCTCAGCTTCCTCAGCGCTTCATCCAGAGGCTCTATAAGGTTGGCCCTGGTAAGCACCTGCCTCAGGCGCACGTGGTCGACAGATGCTCTGGCCAGGGCACCCTTCTCGATGGCTTTCTGCAACAGGACTTCCAGCCGCAAGACGAAAGCTGAGAGGCGCTCGCCTGACTGCTGCTGAGCAGTCAAACACTTCACCCTGATGGTCGCTTGGGAGTCGTTGTCTCCAAACACCTGGATCAAAGCCGTCAGGCAGTCCTGGGCTGTCCTGGCAGGGTTCTCTGCCAGGAGCCCATGCACAAGCTGCAGGGCCGTCCCCCTCAAGCTTTCCagcagcctcctcctcctctccctttctgagACCCCCTGCCACACGTGCAGCATGTCGGTGGTGTGGTCTAGCCAGGCCTCAAAGGACTCCTCCCCTGGGGCTGGCTGGTCCCTCCCAGAAAACAGGCCCAGGCGCTCATACCTCACCGTCTCCACCCAGGGCTGGACCGCCTGACTGACCGAGCGGAGCCAACACACCCTGCGCAGCCCCAGGCCAAGGGCGCCCGCCACACTCTCCACCGTCTGGCCCTGTTGCTCCAGGAAGTGAAACACACGACCCAGGAACTCCTCGCCTGAGCAACGTGGCACAAAGACCACGGGCCAGGGCCCCCCGGTGCCTGGGATTTCCCTGGGGACCAAAGCATAGTTGACTTCCCGGTCAAGCTCGACCAGGGCTGCAGTGGCATTATCCTCCTCTCGAAACACTTTGCCCAAGACGGTAAAGTGGCCCATAGGCCACAGGGCGGCCTCCAGGGACTCCTGGAATTCGGCTTCACCAC includes:
- the LOC128577608 gene encoding paraneoplastic antigen-like protein 6B, producing the protein MAVTMLQDWCRWMGVSARKGLLILGIPEDCGEAEFQESLEAALWPMGHFTVLGKVFREEDNATAALVELDREVNYALVPREIPGTGGPWPVVFVPRCSGEEFLGRVFHFLEQQGQTVESVAGALGLGLRRVCWLRSVSQAVQPWVETVRYERLGLFSGRDQPAPGEESFEAWLDHTTDMLHVWQGVSERERRRRLLESLRGTALQLVHGLLAENPARTAQDCLTALIQVFGDNDSQATIRVKCLTAQQQSGERLSAFVLRLEVLLQKAIEKGALARASVDHVRLRQVLTRANLIEPLDEALRKLRMVGRSPTFLEMLGLVRESEAWEASLARSVRAQAGEVAGAQADAQAVARANANAEDEKVEKEEVQVEEEEEEEEVVEEEEDNDDENGHDPAAVGLEGLGQAGPTEAPGGPSPAQMGSASGASPGGPGWVPDSRAQAAEQEAEEPPLEGLKPIPEESENEDGAGDMNPPESSLGK